The Streptomyces sp. NBC_00775 genome includes the window GTCCAAGCAGGTGCTGACCGGGTGGGTATCGGCCGGGGACACCGCACTGCCGCGACGTCGTGACATCGACGCGGAGTGGCTGCTGGGCGTGCCCGCCGACGGGCTGGACCTGGCGACCAACCGCGTGCATCTCGCCGACGACCGCGAGGTTCCCTTCGACCGAGTGCTCATCTCCACCGGGGTACGGGCCCGGCCTTGGTTCGTCGAGACCGAGGCGGCCCTGGACGGAGTGTTCGTCGTACGCACGCGCGAGGACGCCGACGGCCTCCAGAGAGCCGTCGCCGCCGGGCCGTCCCGCGTACTGGTCATCGGTGCGGGCTTCACCGGCTCCGAGATCGCCTCCATCTGCCGCGAACGTGACATCCCGGTGACCGTCGCCGAGCTCGGGCCGGCCCCGCTGGTCGGGGCGCTCGGCGCCATGATCGGTGAGGTCGCGGCGGACATGCAGCGCGCCCACGGTGTCGACCTGCGCTGCGATGTCAAGGTCACCCGGCTGGAGGGCGACGCGCAGGGGCGCTTTCGGCGCGCTCACTTCTCCGACGGCAGCACCCTCGACGCCGACGTGGCGGTGGTGGCGCTCGGCGGCATCCGCAACACCGAGTGGCTGCGGGACTCGGGACTGGCCGCAGGCGTATGGGGAATCGCCTGCGACACGGGCTGCCGCGCCCTCGACCTCAACGGCCTGATCACCGACGACATCTTCGTCGCCGGAGACGTGGCACGCTGTCCGAACCCGATCTACGAGTACCGGCTCATCTCGCTGGAGCACTGGGCAAACGCCGTGGAGCAGGCCGAGGTCGCGGCCCACAACATGGTCAGCGCCCAGGCGGACCGCTGGCCCCACCTGTCCATCCCGACGTTCTGGTCGATCCAGTTCGGCGTCAACATCAAGTCCGTCGGTGTGCCGACCTTCGCCGACGAGGTCGTCGTCACCCAGGGGTCTGTGCCCGACCACCGCTTCGTCGCCGCATACGGCTACCAAGGCCGCGTCACCGCCGCGGTCAGCTTCAACAACGCGAAGTGGCTGGACCACTACCGGCAGTTGATCGAGACGGCCGCACCCTTCCCGCCGCCCTGCCCCACGCCCGACGAGCCCGCCGACGCGAAACCCGTGCCCGTCGACTTCCCCGGCCCCACCCTGCTCGCCCAGGGCGCCACGGTGGTCGTCACCGGCCATGACCCGAGCGAGCGGCGCGTCACATCCGTGCGGCAGAACCGTCGGAGGTAGAGCGAGATGACCACGACCGAGACTCCCGACACCCTGCACCGGATCCTCGACTACTCCGCCCGGGCCGACCCGTACCCGCTGTACGCCGAGCTGCGCGAGACGCCGGTGGCCCTGCAGGAGGACGGCAGCTACGTCATCAGTACCTATCGCGAGCTCATGGGCATACTGCACGACCCGCACCTGAGCTCCGACGTCCGCAACCTGTCACGGCCGATGCCCGCGGCCGGGGGGCGCGCCACGCCGTCCTTCATCAACATCGACCCGCCCGAGCACGACCGCATGCGGCGCCTGGCCATGCGCCACTTCGGCCCCCCGCACACCCCGGGGCTCGTGAACAGCATGCGACCCGACCTGACCGCCACCGTCAGTAGCCTGATCGACGACTTCGCGGGCAAGCAGCAGATCGACATCGTCGACGACTTCGCCTACCCGTTCCCCGTCACCGTGATCTGCCACCTGCTCGGCGTGCCACGCGGGGACGAAGCACAGTTCCACGTGTGGGTGAACGCCATCATCGACTCGCTCGACTACAACCCCAAGACCGACCCGAAGGAGAAGCTGGACAACGGCCTGCAGGCCGGCAAGGACCTGCACCAGTACCTCGGCGGGCTGCTGGAACCACGCCACGACCGGCCCGGCGACGACCTGCTGTCACGCCTGGCCACCGATGACGGACCCGATGGACGGATGACCGACGAGGAAATCATCAGCACCGCCAATCTGCTGCTCATCGCCGGCCACGAGACCACCGTCAACCTCATCACCAACGGCATGCTGACGCTGCTGCGCCACCCGCAGGTGCTGCAGCGACTGCGCGACGAACCGGACCTGGTCGTGCCGCTGGTCGAGGAACTGCTGCGCTACGAGCCCCCCGTGCACATGATTCCGTGGCGGGCGGCGTACAGCGACATCACGGTCGGCGACACCGTCATCCCCAAGGGCTCACAGATCATGCTCATGCTCGCCTCGGGCAGCCGCGATCCGGACCGCTTCGACGACCCCGACCGCTTCGACCCCGACCGGCAGGACAACCAGCACCTGGGGTTCGGCAGCGGCATCCACCTGTGCTTCGGCGGCCCGATGGCCCGGCTGGAAACCCAGATCGCGCTGAACGAGCTGGTACGTCGCCTCGACAATCCGCGGCTCGTCGCCGACCCACCGCCGTACCGCCCCAGCCCGGTCCTGCGGGGTCCGATCCATCTGCACATCGAGCAGAGCTGATGGTGAACGCGAGCCGAGGGCAGGAGCAATACACACCAGCGGCTCGCTCACCTCAGTCGCTGTGACCGGTGGCGACAGCCAGTAACCGGTCAGCTACGGGCGCTCAGTCGGTGAACGGCCAGGTCACGGGCCCCTGTCCTAACGGGTTTCCTTCGAGGGCTAGCCGTCAGGCAAGATGGGGTGTTACTGACCGATCTTGGGCAGGAAACAGCCCCTCACCAGCGGGTTTCCCGTCGATGAGGGGCCGTGTCAGGCGGCTTGGGCCGTCTCTGGGCCGTCATGGGCGTAACCGGCGGCCCGGTACATCGCGCTGATCGCTTTCCGGGTCCGGGTCTCGCTGCTCGGCATCAGGTGCGTGTACACGCGGAGCGTGAATCCCGGATCGCTGTGACCGAGGTACAGACTCAGCGCCTTGATGTTCTCCCCGGCGTCCAGGAGGACCGAGGCGTAGAAGTGCCGCAGGGCGTGCATCCCGTGCTCGCGGGCTGCCGCGTAGCGCTGGCCCTTCTCGGGGGTCGGGATGATCCCGGCAGACGCGAGCGCGGGCTTCCACCGCTCGTCGTTGAAGCCGTTGCTCCACAGGGCCGTGCCGACGCTGCTCGTG containing:
- a CDS encoding NAD(P)/FAD-dependent oxidoreductase — protein: MSSADTLQAFKRDGRIVVVGASLAGLRAAEALRGEGFTGSLTMIGDELGEPYDRPPLSKQVLTGWVSAGDTALPRRRDIDAEWLLGVPADGLDLATNRVHLADDREVPFDRVLISTGVRARPWFVETEAALDGVFVVRTREDADGLQRAVAAGPSRVLVIGAGFTGSEIASICRERDIPVTVAELGPAPLVGALGAMIGEVAADMQRAHGVDLRCDVKVTRLEGDAQGRFRRAHFSDGSTLDADVAVVALGGIRNTEWLRDSGLAAGVWGIACDTGCRALDLNGLITDDIFVAGDVARCPNPIYEYRLISLEHWANAVEQAEVAAHNMVSAQADRWPHLSIPTFWSIQFGVNIKSVGVPTFADEVVVTQGSVPDHRFVAAYGYQGRVTAAVSFNNAKWLDHYRQLIETAAPFPPPCPTPDEPADAKPVPVDFPGPTLLAQGATVVVTGHDPSERRVTSVRQNRRR
- a CDS encoding cytochrome P450 gives rise to the protein MTTTETPDTLHRILDYSARADPYPLYAELRETPVALQEDGSYVISTYRELMGILHDPHLSSDVRNLSRPMPAAGGRATPSFINIDPPEHDRMRRLAMRHFGPPHTPGLVNSMRPDLTATVSSLIDDFAGKQQIDIVDDFAYPFPVTVICHLLGVPRGDEAQFHVWVNAIIDSLDYNPKTDPKEKLDNGLQAGKDLHQYLGGLLEPRHDRPGDDLLSRLATDDGPDGRMTDEEIISTANLLLIAGHETTVNLITNGMLTLLRHPQVLQRLRDEPDLVVPLVEELLRYEPPVHMIPWRAAYSDITVGDTVIPKGSQIMLMLASGSRDPDRFDDPDRFDPDRQDNQHLGFGSGIHLCFGGPMARLETQIALNELVRRLDNPRLVADPPPYRPSPVLRGPIHLHIEQS